The genomic segment TCCCCGAAGACCGGGTCATCCTCGAACATCTGGCCGACGCATATGCCGGCGCGGGGAGAAGCGAGGAAGCGAAAGAGATCTACCGCCGGCTCCTCGGAGGCGCCCCCTCCGACGAAAACCTGCGGGAGAAGCTGAAGAGACTGGGAGAAACGCCGTGAAGCGCGCGGCTTCCGCCGCCCTCCTGGCTGCCCTGCTCCTCACGGCCGGCTGCGCCCCGCCCGCCCGTGACGCGGCCCCCGTCGCCCGGGACGGCGCCGCAACCGAGAAGCTCCTGGAACGCCTCCGGGAGCGGATCGAGGCGGTCCGATCCTTCCGATGCGAAGGAACGATGCTTCTCGAGACGGAGACGGAGAAGCACTTCATCCATTTCCAGGCACGGTACAGGCGTCCCGACCGGCTTCGCGTCGATCTGGACGTCGGCGGTCCCCTCGGCCTCGGCAGCGGCAGGCTGACCGTGGCGGAGAGGGGAGACACGCTGGAGGCGCTCCTGCCGGACGAGGAGTTCCCCCGCCGCGGATTGATCGGCGACCCCTCCTTCGCCTTCCTCGATGAGACCGGTCTCGGCTTCGGCGACGCCGCCTATCTCATCGCCCCCTTCACCGGGAGGCCCGACCTCTTCACGCCGCACCGACTCCTCGCTTCGGCAAGGGACGGGCGGACCGGCGCGGAACGCCTCGTCCTCCAGAGGGACGACGGCAACCGGGAGGTGCTGATCGCCGACCCGGCGGCGGGCCGACTTCTGGAGCGGCGCGTCACGCGGCCCGGAGGAGAGGTGCTCCTGATCTGCTTCTACGGCGACGAGAAGGGCGGGGGGGACCCCTTCCCGGAAGAGACGGAGTGCCGCATACCCCGGAAGAGGACGATCCTCCGTACGCGCTACGGTTCGACCACCCTCAATCCGGACCTGCCGGACCGGATCTTCCGGGCCGATCACCTCCTCCCCTGAGGAGGACCGGGCGGGCGGTTCCTCTTGCGGCCGCCCTCCGGGTTCCTTACGATGCGATGGATCGTCGCCGGGGCGGCCGCGCTTCCGCGACGCGGGGAGAGGCCATGACCGGCAGGGGATCCACATCGGAGCCGCGCGTCACCGACGAAGAGCTGATGCTCCTCTACCAGCAGGGGGAGGAGGACGCCTTCACCGAGCTGGTGCATCGCTATAAGAACAAGATCGTCAGCACCGCCTACCGCGTGGTGGGGGACTACGCCAAAGCGGAGGACGTGGCCCAGGAGACCTTCCTGCGGGTCCACCGGAACGCCGCCCGCTACCGCTCCATCGCCCGCTTCTCCACCTGGATCTACACCATCGCCCTCAACGTGGCCCGGAACGAACTCCGCAACACCAAGAGAAAGCGCCTCGTCTCACTGGACGGTTTCGGCGCCGCCACCGACTCCGACCAGGGGACCTACGATATCCCGGACGAGTCTTCGCGACCGGACGATGACGCCTCCGACCGGGAGCTGAACGAGATCATTCACCGGACCTTGAAACGCCTCCCCGTCCGCTACCGAACCGTCCTGGTCCTCCGGGACGTGCAGGAACTGACCTACGAAGAAATCGCCGAAATCCTTAAGGTTCCGAAAGGTACGGTAAAATCGCGAATGAACCGGGCGAGGCAAAAATTTAAGGAACTCGTGGAGCCCATCCTGGGTGAAACGTTCGGCACTGGATAGGAAGGAACCACCGGACGAGTGTGAAAATGAGAGACTGCAAGAAAGCAAAACAGCGTTTTTCCGAGTATTTCGACGAAATACTTGAAGGAGATTCTAAGAGGGATCTGGAGCGGCATCTGGACGCATGCCCGGAATGCCGGAAGGCCTGGAACTCCTATCGAAGCCTCTACCGGCAGGTACGGAACCTCCCGCCGGTCGAGGTTTCCGGAGATTTCGAGGCCCGGCTCCGCGCGAGAATCCGCCGCGAGGAGGCGCCCCGGCGCGCCTGGTGGCAGGACCTCTCCCGCATGCCGCTTCCCCTCCCCGTCGGCGCCGCAGCCCTTCTTCTGGTGGCGGTCTTCTCGTACACCCGCTTGGCCGACCGGCCGGCGCCACCGATGGGGGAGAACGCGCCGGGCGCGCTGGTCGCGGACACGGCCCACACCCGCGAGAATACTCTCCCCAGTTTTCTCCCCGGGGGGATCGGCTCAGGCAACGTCGGCATGAGCACGGTCTCCGGCGGCGAGATGGGCCCCCCTCATCCGGTCCGTTTTCGCCCCACTCCCGCGGGCCGGCAGGTGGACTGGAACGGAGACCCGATCATGGGACCCGACTACTCGCACCCCGCGAATCCCCACGCCGAAGGGGCGCCGACCGATTCCCACGACACCCGCGGATCGGTTGACACCGGGCGCGCCCGAGGGTAACGTAGCCGGCGTACCGTTTCCGTTTCGTCCATCGGCACTGCAAGGAGGTAGGCGGTGTTCCCTTCCGCCCGCGCCCGGTTCCTCCTCATTCCTCTCGCCCTTCTTCTCCTCCTCTCCGGATGTGAAGGACTTCTCCCCGCGGTCGGATCCTACGCGGAGATCTACGTGGTGACCGAACGGGAGCCGAGCGAGGAAATTCTCCGCCCGCTCCGGCGGGAGTTGGAAGTCGAGTTCGAGACGGTCCAGATGGAGACGCTCTTCCAGATCATTCCGCTCACATCTTCCGGGTTCAAGGAAATCGACACGCGAAAGAACTTCCTCCTCTTGGTCGACCTCTCCGGCGACGAGAATCTGCTTCGGGAGGCGCGCCG from the Candidatus Eisenbacteria bacterium genome contains:
- a CDS encoding sigma-70 family RNA polymerase sigma factor, with the translated sequence MTGRGSTSEPRVTDEELMLLYQQGEEDAFTELVHRYKNKIVSTAYRVVGDYAKAEDVAQETFLRVHRNAARYRSIARFSTWIYTIALNVARNELRNTKRKRLVSLDGFGAATDSDQGTYDIPDESSRPDDDASDRELNEIIHRTLKRLPVRYRTVLVLRDVQELTYEEIAEILKVPKGTVKSRMNRARQKFKELVEPILGETFGTG
- a CDS encoding zf-HC2 domain-containing protein → MRDCKKAKQRFSEYFDEILEGDSKRDLERHLDACPECRKAWNSYRSLYRQVRNLPPVEVSGDFEARLRARIRREEAPRRAWWQDLSRMPLPLPVGAAALLLVAVFSYTRLADRPAPPMGENAPGALVADTAHTRENTLPSFLPGGIGSGNVGMSTVSGGEMGPPHPVRFRPTPAGRQVDWNGDPIMGPDYSHPANPHAEGAPTDSHDTRGSVDTGRARG